From the genome of Phycisphaerae bacterium:
ACGAGTAAGGCCGGTCGTGGCGGGAGTTCAGGGGTTCGGCGGCTGCTGAATCGCGTAGAGTCGGGTCATGGTGGCCACGTAGAGGACGCCGTTGGCGGCGATGGGCGTGGCGTGGATGGGTCCGCCGAGGTTGATGGTTCGGATGACCTTTTTTTCGCGTTCGGCTGCGAGGATGGAGAACTCGCCGCTGCGGCTGGCGGCGTAGACCTTGCCGTCGGCGACCAGCAGGGAGGCCCAGATTTCGCCGCGGACGCGGTGGGTCCAGTAAGGCCGTCCGGTGTGGGCATCGACGCAGTGGACCTCGCGTCCGCAGTCGCCGATGAAGACCAGATCGCCCATGACGGAGGGGGTGCTCATGCAGAAGCGGTTCAGGGGGTAGGACCAGAGTTTGCCGCTGCGGGTGATGTTGCCGGTCCCGGTGGCGTCGATGCACTTCAGCCAGGTCTGCGGCTTGCCGTGCCAGTAGTCGCCGCCGGCCTCGACGTAAACGCGGTTGCGGTGGAACACGGGCATGCCGGTGATGTTGCTGGGGCTTTCGGTGCGGTTGTCCTGGTACTTGAAGATATCTTCCTTGGGAGCGGCGGGGTCGCAGTCGAAGCTCCAGACGCGTTTGAGGTTCTGGACCGAGTCGTCGGGCGGAGGCGAGGGGAGGGGCTCGAACGCGTACACGAGGCCATCTCCGCCGGCGAAGAAGATCAGTGGCCGGCCGTCGACCTCGCCGAGTGAGGGCGAGGACCAGGTGTTGTGGATGGTTCGGGGGGCCATCTGCTCGTTGTCGCGGGCCACGAGTTTGCCGGTGT
Proteins encoded in this window:
- a CDS encoding PQQ-binding-like beta-propeller repeat protein; the encoded protein is MSQTGSRSALWPCVLASAIVTAAALAADQPQWGERFSRNMISHEKNLPDTFDLKTGKNVKWSAALGTETNSSPVVASGRVFIGTNNAKPRDPQHQGDCGVVLCLDERDGRLVWQLVVPKKGPNPFMDWPNTGMVSPVTVEDRRLYLVSNRNEVMCLDLDGMTNGNDGPYKDEGQHMAAPDAPPAPVNPTDADILWLYDMQKLGIHSHDAAHASVLVYGDCLYLCTSNGVADDHLSIPSPDAPSLVVFNKNTGKLVARDNEQMAPRTIHNTWSSPSLGEVDGRPLIFFAGGDGLVYAFEPLPSPPPDDSVQNLKRVWSFDCDPAAPKEDIFKYQDNRTESPSNITGMPVFHRNRVYVEAGGDYWHGKPQTWLKCIDATGTGNITRSGKLWSYPLNRFCMSTPSVMGDLVFIGDCGREVHCVDAHTGRPYWTHRVRGEIWASLLVADGKVYAASRSGEFSILAAEREKKVIRTINLGGPIHATPIAANGVLYVATMTRLYAIQQPPNP